TGCATAGGCGTTCTCCTATTCCAGTAAAGCGTTGAATGCTTCTTGGGCAGCCATGCGCAGGTTATTGACGGCCAGCTTGTAATAGTTTTCTTTAAGTTCAACACCTACAAAGCGCCGGCCCATTTGAATAGCCTGGTATCCTTCGCTACCGATGCCTGCGAATGGGCTGAATATGATATCCCCCGGGTTACTCCAAAGCTCTAAGCTCCTGGCTATTACATCCAGCTGCAAAGGGCAGATATGCCGCTCGTCTCTTTCATCGCGGGCAGACTTAAATTGGAGAGTGTTGCTTTGCCGGATGTCCATCCATACTGGAGATGCGTAACGTCTCCAGACTTGATGCGAATACACCGGGTCCCCCACGTAGGCCTTTTTTACTGCTGCTGCTGCTGCTTTATCCGGTTCTGGACGTGACACCCTGGGGGCTTCAGGCTCGTTTTCTCCATAGAATTGACTTAATCCATCGGAGTGCCTAATGGGCTCAGGATTATCCCCGGGCTTTCGCATGGTTATCAGATAATCAGGCAAACCCTGTCTGCACATCGCTGAATCTTTCTCCAGCTGCTTGTGCAGGAGCCCCAGGGCTTTGGTTCGTGTTGCTTCGATGAGCGGATCTTTCCATATCACAACTTTGGAATGCCATATAAAACCGGCTTCTTCAAAAGCTTGACGTAACTGCGCCGGGAAATCCTTTAGTCCTATATAGCCGTCTCGAGATTTCATAGCTGGGATGTCCATACAATGGAAAGACACCAGCCGCCCGGGCATAATTACTCTGTATAATTCCTTTATAAAAAATTTGAAGTGTTCAAAAAACTCTTCGTTACTCCGGCTATTCCCCATATCCCGATCACTGTTTGAGTACACATACAGCGATGCAAATGGAGGGGAAAAGATAGAATAATGGATACTGCTATCTGGCAATCCCCGGGTTATTTCCACACAATCGCCATTGTATATTGCAAAGTC
This DNA window, taken from Bacillota bacterium, encodes the following:
- a CDS encoding site-specific DNA-methyltransferase, whose amino-acid sequence is MHVKAIDQVIEPDFAIYNGDCVEITRGLPDSSIHYSIFSPPFASLYVYSNSDRDMGNSRSNEEFFEHFKFFIKELYRVIMPGRLVSFHCMDIPAMKSRDGYIGLKDFPAQLRQAFEEAGFIWHSKVVIWKDPLIEATRTKALGLLHKQLEKDSAMCRQGLPDYLITMRKPGDNPEPIRHSDGLSQFYGENEPEAPRVSRPEPDKAAAAAVKKAYVGDPVYSHQVWRRYASPVWMDIRQSNTLQFKSARDERDERHICPLQLDVIARSLELWSNPGDIIFSPFAGIGSEGYQAIQMGRRFVGVELKENYYKLAVNNLRMAAQEAFNALLE